One segment of Anguilla anguilla isolate fAngAng1 chromosome 1, fAngAng1.pri, whole genome shotgun sequence DNA contains the following:
- the LOC118226507 gene encoding piggyBac transposable element-derived protein 4-like gives MNTRPQRYSAKQALDLIQDANEMDSGDEELELDIEFDSASESDSEVETETATTTEFVSEREERANDGTVWVEQTAGNALGRAPSCNILREKAGPTRCAKENIVSPLSSLLCLIDILMWGQIVKYTVAEAHRNGAENWDLSVDELKAFVGLLYLRGITGGKSMNLEDFWSSDLGNPFFNETMSRQRFRDIMRYLRFDDKDTRATRLEKDKFAIISEIWSKFVSNSTACYTPGENITVDEQLFPTKARCRFTQYIATKPDKFGIKFWIAADVETKYMLNAFPYLGKDEARPVGERLADNVVMRLVEPFVGKGRNITSDNFFTSIALANNLHAKKTTLVGTMNKKRREVPPSAKAQNQERFSTTIWRAGHATLTVYQCKPKKNVCILSTMHKTVSIDTDAKKLPETIAHYNATKMGVDVLDQMARLYSVKGGSRRWPVAVFYNILDLAAINAHVLYTQCMNKTISRRRFILELAKELRANHMTAKAAPRRTVLAPLCSPETPNTPQRERSLKRKRCQVSRCGGNKTCDICDKCKRLVCGKCTKMQPKLCLEYY, from the exons AGTTGGAGCTGgatattgaatttgattcagCTTCTGAATCTGATTCTGAAGTTGAAACTGAGACTGCGACTACGACTGAgtttgtctcagagagagaggaaagggcaaACGATGGGACAGTTTGGGTCGAACAgactgctggtaatgctctggGCAGAGCACCATCCTGCAATATCTTACGGGAAAAGGCTGGGCCCACACGGTGCGCCAAGGAGAACATTGTAAGTCCGCTGAGCAGTCTGCTATGTCTGATTGACATTCTGATGTGGGGGCAGATTGTCAAGTATACTGTGGCAGAAGCCCACAGAAATGGTGCAGAAAACTGGGACCTGTCAGTCGACGAATTGAAAGCTTTCGTGGGACTGCTGTATTTACGAGGCATCACTGGCGGTAAAAGTATGAATTTAGAAGACTTTTGGTCTTCAGACTtgggaaatccatttttcaatgaaactatGTCGCGGCAAAGGTTTCGGGACATCATGCGCTATCTCAGATTTGATGACAAGGACACAAGGGCAACACGTCTTGAGAAAGACaaatttgccattatttccGAAATATGGAGCAAATTTGTAAGCAACAGTACTGCGTGTTACACACCTGGAGAAAACATAACTGTTGATGAGCAGTTGTTCCCAACTAAAGCGCGGTGCCGCTTCACGCAGTACATTGCTACTAAACCAGATAAATTTGGGATAAAGTTCTGGATAGCAGCCGACGTTGAAACGAAGTACATGCTGAACGCTTTCCCATACCTTGGGAAAGATGAGGCGAGGCCTGTCGGTGAACGATTAGCTGACAATGTGGTCATGCGCCTTGTGGAACCCTTCGtcggaaaaggaagaaatataacctcggacaatttcttcacatcgaTTGCCCTGGCGAACAATCTACacgcaaaaaaaactacattggtgggtaccatgaacaaaaagaggagagaagtgccCCCTTCTGCGAAGGCACAAAATCAAGAGAGATTTTCCACCACGATCTGGAGAGCTGGACACGCTACACTTACGGTTTATCAGTGCAagcccaagaaaaatgtgtgcattttgagcACAATGCACAAAACCGTATCGATCGACACTGATgccaaaaaactgccagaaaccATCGCCCATTACAACGCAACAAAAATGGGAGTGGATGTTTTGGACCAGATGGCACGGCTGTATTCGGTCAAGGGGGGCAGTCGTCGTTGGCCAGTTGccgttttttacaacattttggatctggctgcaatcaacgcccatgttttgtacacgcaatgcatgaacaaaacaattagtcggagaagatttattcttgagttggccaaggagttgcgtgcaaatcacatgaccgcAAAGGCAGCTCCGCGGCGTACCGTCCTAGCGCCCCTCTGCAGTCCAGaaacccccaacacaccacagcgagagcggtcactaaaaagaaaacgctgCCAGGTATCCAGATGTGGAGGGAACAAAACTTGTGATATCTGTGACAAGTGTAAACGACTTGTCTGcggcaaatgtacaaaaatgcaacccaagctctgtcttgaat aCTATTGA